Within the Montipora foliosa isolate CH-2021 chromosome 11, ASM3666993v2, whole genome shotgun sequence genome, the region atgcacacagcttctgtcacacttgaataaacacgaccaacgccaactctcttcgattgtgaaaaactagttagaaaaacactccgcttggactcgtctacttatatactctgacaataaacttctagaactttctaaattagtaatcaatctaattacagaaagattacaaaacacaccgatttagaaacgcttacgtacaaacctaaatataaacaaactacgaactctcgcgaagcgtctagaaagtaacgcttgtcacgcaatgctatttttcgtaacataaccccttcttgagaagaaatttcctaaatttctactaacaacgaaaaattagttaaatagtaccaactgaggaggcagtccagtgtctcttaattaagttattcctctactctacttagataatcggctcctacattctcagatcctttgatagcctcaactctgaagttgtaactctgaagaaacatagcccaacgcattaggcgtccgttagcaaacttcgcactgttcatgtacttcagtggctcgtgatctgtttgtagcacaaagggaactccatacaaataaagatgaaaccttttgaatccccacacaatggctaaacactctttctcgatggttgaataattgcgctctgcacttgacaatttcttacttgcgtagcaaacggggaatagcttgccatcatgtttctgcattaatacagcgccaataccactgtcggaagcatcagtctgcagaaagtaggttttccttgaatctggtagtcgaaggactggttcctttgttaggagggccttgatactctgataggctttctcctgtgcctcaccccattcaactttgttaggttggcctttacgcgtgaggtctgacagcggggctgctaatgctgcgaagttagggataaaatctctgtaatatccagccaaacccatgaacgatcttatctgcttcttagtagttggtcttggagcatctctaatcttcgtcacgttgtcttcatgaagaccaattaacccttcctccaaacgatgaccaagaaaatcaacggtgttgactccaaagagacatttagtcggtcttatggtcattccagcagctaataatcttctaaacaactctcgaagtaccttgatgtgctcttcccacgtacgggtgtgaaccaaaatgtcatcccaataaaattcaacgttgtccagtccacacaatagcttcttcattgctctctttaaggtcgctgcagagttgatcataccaaacggcatcttcaggaattcatacgatccgtcaggcgtcacaaaagcggtcttcggtatatcctcctcagggatagaaatttgccagtagcccttgctcagatcaattctggtaaaatacttgtcaccactcaacttctggaacaaatgctcagcagttggcataggctcaggatcaaacacggttaacttgttcagtttacgatagtccacgcacacacgatttgagttgtctttgttcttaacaactacaacaggcgaagcatacggcgaacttgattctcttatgactcccatcttcatcatgtctgtaatatccttcttcagcgattctcttaagctatacggtaccgggtatggtcttgatctaactggttggtcggatgtaagcttgatatgatgctgagccaaacttgttgttcctggggcttctgtgaacaggctttgaaactcatttgcaaggtccatgaactctgctctttgctcatcagaaaggttatctcctatggtcacatcattgactgactctttcgcgacataaccaccaatctccagaaaatcaatactatccactaggtcaacttcttctacttcactctcaacatgttcgttcttacaaatgttagcgtttgtttcaacagcaactgctccaacggaaacggaatcctctcgctcaaaatacttcttcagtagattagcatggtaaactctctcttttcctttgactctcactctataatcattgagaccaactacagcactaacctcaaatggacctttccactgcattaggagcttgttgtggtcggtcggtagcagcactaacactttatctccaggtacaaacttcctgactttagtctttcggtcgtaataatgcttgcctttgttctgggctttctgaagctcggtgtgcgccagcttgagggtatcttcaagcttctcgcgtagctcaaacacatactgatagctgttctttacttcaggctcctccagctctttcgtccaaagctctttcagaataaacatcggtcctctgacagctcttccatacagcaactcaaacggcgaaaaaccagtagactcctgaggaacttcacgatatgcaaacagcaacgggttaatatagcgatgccactgtcttggctgttcgctgcacaatctctttaacatgctcttcattgttccattaaacttttccgtcagaccattacacataggatgataaggagtcgtggtgagctgtttaatgctcaaaagtcgcgtcacttccttcatacactcggAGACGAACTGCataccaaggtcactcaagatctcttcaggcactcccaaacgactaaagatatccaccaaagcttctgccacagtctcagtatcaatgttcttcagtgggacagcttcaggataacgagttgcaaagtcgaccaatgtcaatatatatctatggccgtcctcactcgggggaacaataggtccaaccaggtcgattgctactctcttaaacggcttgtcaattaatggcatcttctctaggggaaccttcgatacggaacccttgttaactgtcttctgacatacatcgcaggacttgcaataacgagtcacgtccccttgaatgcctggccagtagaacgcgctttgaatcttatcagtcgttttctttattcccatgtgacctcccatgatcgatccgtgcgctagttccattattcgacttcttagctgcacaggaaccataacctgcctcaagggtttacctccgttcacataagggtgcttgtagacgcggtacagaactccacctttcacttcaaatgaagtctcagcctggcctctcacaactacgtcatctttctcccaaaatttctgtaggctctcgtcatcacgctgcatttgcttgagcttttctctatcaactaaggtgtatcaacatcaatctttgcgatgggaactttctttgccgtattgtcaatgagcagcataacattaaattcgccagtaaactgatcctcaggcACAAGGTCcttctttactacaattccactacaaccagtatctctcaggacatcaacgggcgtctctccaactctacctttcacgacaggcattttacttctcactccagtcaacggttcaacacaagcactactcaacaatggaatcttcttaccacaggctaacagcagcttatcatctttaatacaggccttaacttcttcatcagtaggtttatcctcaggtggttgaactagacaactggcacttacttgaccacgctgcacagggttaccatccttactttgtcctcctgatctgcgtccacctgatcgacagtttctagcttcgtgtccctgcttaccacataggaaacactttcttgttagggttgggcagttgacggctttatgacctcgggtgttgcacttaaagcaatgcagagctggtggattaatctgcatgttcttcgCCTCTTctctctcaggctgcactgttggctttctgctcgctgagctgaacaaatgtttaccatgagcctccaagtactggtcagcgatcttcgcaatctttgctagagtttcaggtgccctttctcgcaggtgaattgccaaatccttagggcaagagtcaataaattgttctttcacgatcaagtccttaagaccatcaaagcttcgcgcagtatccgaaagctctagccaccgtaacaggtatctgtccagtcgcacaataaactgctccggactttcgtcaacttctggtttggatgccctaaattttcgacgatagccgtcttcggtaaggtcatatctcttcattaacgcaatctttaccttgtcataatccttagctgcgtcctccgatagacgtgaatacacttctagtgcccgtccagacaacagagcactgagcttcgatgcccatccatctcttttccacttagctgtctcggcaaatctctcgaacctctgcaaatacgcgtccaaatcgtctttaccatcaacaaacgaggggagtttaggtgccttagcccgatcctctctcacttcaggacgtccgtcagcattctccacagccaaacgtgcaatctccaactcgtgttctctttttgccgcctcaatagcctctttctgtttcaacagctcggcttccatttccaattttcttagttcgcgttcttgtcgcctagtttctctctcttcgtcttctcttcttctatcttcttcaagtaatcgatgtttctcttccttttcttcttcaaaccgccttttttcttctctttcttcctccaattgtcttcgtttttcttgtttttcttcctccaattgtctgcgtttttcttctttttcttcctcttccctccttctttcttgttctaacttttgttgcttctctacaaactcgagcagctttgctccttccagaccaaacttttcgccaagctgaataaatttctccattttcacagcactaaaattccacggctctttcactcgctacaactttttttccacagcgcagctacttccttccaagttgtgatcctttcctggtttctgtagtcgcaaacaaatgaattcctctcccggaccaGGCCCCCAATTTTACGGgttcgtgtgttttgaggaaaggtagtttgcagactaatctgaacgcagggttgtcggaacaacaacaagaagatttattccaaaatgaacgtagtttccacgaagtaaaactcttaacagcacgaacttgataaacttacacggcctccgccaacttgaatgcacacagcttctgtcacacttgaataaacacgaccaacgccaactctcttcgattgtgaaaaactagttagaaaaacactccgcttggacttgtctacttatatactctgacaataaacttctagaactttctaaattagtaatcaatctaattacagaaagattacaaaacacaccgatttagaaacgcttacgtacaaacctaaatataaacaaactacgaactctcgcgaagcgtctagaaagtaacgcttgtcacgcaatgctatttttcgtaacaattCGTTTACTCGATACCATCAGAAAATTTCATACCAGAACAAGTCATACCGGCGCAAGTTCACCCCGGTTTCTATACCGGAGCGAAAATTTCATGCCGGCACGAAATCCCGCAACTGTGTCTTGTAAACGTGGAACGACCACTCGTTTAGATATGAACTTGACCTCTGGATGGACTGGAACGGGTAGCGCATGCGTGAATTTCGTCAATCCAAAATGGCATGTATTAATCAACGTCAAGTGTGCCTTCATACAAACACGATATAAAGTAAACTATGCATTATGTGAACACGATACGAAATCAAGTAGTCATCCCGGTATTGAACTCGCCCCGGGTCGAATTTTCTCATGTAAACAGCCCCAgcttttcacgtgacgtcatcgccgcgaTGTTGGCGGACGAAAGCAAAAGATCTCTTATTAGCTTCtattgttcgtccaccagaagtcgtacatttccgtattgttattggtgtctctagaggttggttgaaaacgtcctttTGAATGTCCTGACGACATGATGCATATGAGTAAACAACCTTTCATTAATTCTCTAGATTTACCTCGAGAATGTTTTTATGAATCCTGTCGTTACTTCGCAAACATTTTataaacgatgaaatgatatataaaatggatcatatatgaactgcggatatgaaatcaagtgaagctatgatcctcgcagttatgaactcaatttttgcaattgcgcaaagaagcctgaaaaattcatatatgatccatttcatatatcatttcatcgttgattcattccttacgggaacattggagcccacaaatgaccagctcccaacgtcagtggcttcatagctcagttggttagagcgtcgcaccggtatcgcgaggttacgggttcaaaccccgttgaagtcttgaatttttcaggcttctttacgcaattgaaaaaattgctttcataactacGAAtataatagcttcacttgaaaacatTTTATAACACGAGCAAGGGttaaattcccagaggattagtttggaacaccaacatggctgccgtgacatCATCTGAAAACGCTCTTTTGGAAATTATCAGTGCGAATTACATGAGCACCAGACAATAAATTTTacaagtttaaaactcgaaagtGGTAATGtagaattcctttactgataataAAGTTATCGTTATATCCAAAACATGATGATTCTGTGCAAAAACTATCTTTATCCACAGTCAGCCGACGATAAGCGGTCGAAATTGTtgataactttaaaaaacaaaaacaaaaagatagGTACTTAAATTTAGAATGATAATTTAACAAAAGCTTACGCACCTCGATTTGAATTCCAGTGATAAAGCCTtaaacaacttttgaagaaaTCGTTTGTATGTTGTTTCGCTCCACGTTCGATAGCATAAATCCCGATTTGGACGCTTGACTTTGTAGAAATTTcgctttgtttcgtttttttgtgtgtgtgttttctTGATTAGTGACACGGGATGATTTTAAAACGTTTCTTTCGTAGGAACTGAGGCAAACATCTGACTTGCTAAAAATTCAATTGAGCCTCGTCTGCATGTATATGACACTCGCTGGGCAGTTACCATGGGAACAAAATTTTGCTGTTATTGCGATTGAGTGACCTTAAAGTTGATAATAAATTCTCTGAGCGCCAGGCAATGACGCCGGGGGGTAGTTTGAAAGGGAAGAATCAGATTTCCATTATATCTTGAGTGATTTTCTTCCTTCTAATTGTCTTCTCATCACAAAACTTTGGATTTACGTTAAAACAGCTAACGAAATTCCGTGCAATAAAAGATTTGTCTCATCTCgagttgtttgttttctttcttttgggtCGCTATTCTCTTCCGCTATGCATCCCCTTGTTATCAAAATATCTTATTATCAATAAGCAAGGGTCAAAGTCCTGCAAACGCAGTGGGCTTGGAATTTTTAACTCATCTTCGTAAACAATTTCATAATTTGGATGTGTCTAAAAAGGCCCGTTTAATTTatacggtttcaacatttgaccaacagTTGAACGGGTGTTGGGAAATATTGAACGCAAAAACAAGGTTGTACGGAGGCCGTTCAAACGAttccaacattgcgccaacaaaagaaccaacactttcgcgaaatttgattgcgaggaactaagaactagaaaccaaactctctcgtccagataaactacgccatattgacttttgcggcctgttTTGAGCTTGCTTTTATTCTACAATTGTTGAAAAGAATGTTCAACGGGCTTCAACACCGTTCAACATTctcgagaacaaaagaaaagttgaatcgatattgaatgaaagtttaaactcGATTCAAAAAgctttcaacaagctttcaacattttttacgctttcaacaatgttagaCGATCTGTTCTAACGCAccgaacatttggtttaatgaatgcatgttgaagcaaatgttaaaaCCGTTTAAACAGGCCTTTACGCAATAATATAATCCCTGGCTTAAAATAAGACTGTCTGCGAATTTAAAATAAGTAGAGAGAACTTATCCTTGAGGAGGAGGAAGGGGACTGGGACTCAGAAAGTGGGAACTTGGGTCGGTCGCTCGGTCGgtcagtaagtaagtaagttaaacctttatttaaacacgttAAGTATTTAAGTTAtgcagcttgtggggtcgtgtataagTTAATAGATAAAAAGGTACATAAGCAATAAATgtagtataattatataatCAAATAAGACTTAAAACCTTCATAATGTGTAACCGtaaagttaatatttacaataaacaaGAATTGATATTGGATTAGTGATTGATAGTTTTGTCTAAGTGATAAAATTTTAGACCTGAAAACTACATTAAAGGAGGAACTATCTTCTACGGAATAAATTAGAAAATTCAATGTCCCTGACCAAAGTAATTCTGTTAATCATCCTGGAGAAGCTTTTCACACTGTCCGcgttacgacactcgattggcAAGTGATTCCGCACAAAATATTCGATTTGAAGGGTGGGATTACCAGCCTAAGTCTGTTCCTTAAATTATAAGAGGGTTGCAATTTTACAATATGTGCTGTCATACAGGATGGTAAATCATTGTGGTAACATCTTATAAGTTAGTTTCAGGATGGattgtttattaaaaaattTCTTAGAGTGTCCCATTTAGCCCTGGTGAGGGCTTTCGCTGACGGTAAGTCCttagcaaaattaaaaatgaccCTTGCTGCTCTGCAGTGTAGACTTTTCAAGTGAGTCGAAATCGTCTTGTCGGTTAATACTTCCCCATACGGATATACCGTACGTTACTGCAGGAATTATAactttaaagcacaaatttaaGAGATCCTGTTTAGGTAGGAATCTGCTCTTCTTTATAAGGCTTAGTTTGTTAGCAAATTTCTTCTTCAGTTCCTTAATGTGAATAGACCAACCAAGCTTGTGGTCGCCGATAATCACACCCAGAAGTTGACTATGTGTTACCCATTCTAATTTGTTACCACCGAGATATATGGGTAGAAGAGGGCCAGTAAACGATCCTCAGTAAATTAGCATACATTCGGATTTCTTTGGGTGTGGTGTCAGCCTGTTCTTCACGGACCAAGCATACAACTCTTTTAGGGATTGCTTTAACGCAACGGACACTTAGTCTATGGTCTTCCCGATACAGTATATGGTGGTGTCGTCGGCGTACATATAAACAGTCCCGGACTGGATGGACGCTACAAGATCGCTTGTGTACAAAGTAAATAAAGTCGGTCCCATGATACTCCCTTGGGGTACACCAGAAGACACTGAGCAGAGGTTAGATCTTTGTCCATTTAAGACCGTGTACTGTGACCTGGATGTAAGGTAACTCGTCAACCAGTTTAATAAGGAGCCGCGTATTCCAAATTGATATCGAAGCTTGTTTAGCAGGATGGCGTGATCTACGCAATCGAAGGCTTTCTTGAGGTCAATGAAGGCCACACCCACCACATAACCAGTATCTATTGCATGCCTCCAGGTTTCCGTTAAATGGACAAGaagaagctcagtggaatagCCCTTGCGATATGCCCATTTACTATCTGTTACCAAGGCGATTAGAATTTAGCACATGGTCAACAATCTCGTCATTAACGCACGACTCTAAAATCTTGCTTGGCACGCTGAGAATGGAGAGAGGACGATAATTACCTCTATCCGTTTTGTCATCTTTTTTGTGTACTGTCGTTagttttgctgttttccacTCCAAGGGGACAACGCCTGTCTTAAAGGTTGATGTAAATAGGGATACCAACGGGGCTGCAACAGTCCCTCCCAGCAGCCTGAGCAACCTTGGGGCGACTTCATCCCGGCCAGTTGCTTTGTTCGTTTTCAGGTTCAGTATTTTGCTTTTCACAATACCTTCTTGGATGCTAATGACAGCTAAGGTTGGTATCTCTGTTGAGTCGTCCGCTATGCCTGTTTCAATTGGTAGCGCCGGCAGATATGCCGGTAACTGTGTCGCTAGTTTTGTACCAATCGAGGAGAAGTAAGCATTCATCATGTTGGCCTTTTCCTTGTCGCAAACGGCCAGGCTCCCGTCATCGCGTTTAAGGGGCCCTATTGGTTTATGGCATCTTGACAAATTTCTAGCGTATTTAACGAGTCTCCAGTAAGTGCTTGAGTTACACTGTAAAGCCTAGTACATGTTCCTGAACTTCACTGAGGAACTTAGAACTAACTGAGACAGTGCTTGGTAAACTGATGTCTTGTTTTATAGGGAAATTAACTTTGTTGCGAGCTGTTAAGATTGAGTTGAACCTGGCAAAACGCATTCAGTTCAAATGTTTTCCTTGACGATGTTTCGCTGGAGATGGTTGTCGTGGAGGCTGATCGAGGTTTCGTTTCGTACATTTGTTGCGACAGCAAATCAAATCCTTGAAGGAGAATCGAAACTGCTTGCTGTAGAAACAGTAAATGATGGGATTCACCGCTGCCTGAATGAAAATCATTATTTGTCCCAACCTCCAAATCATATCTCCGTTGTAGATGTAAAAATATCTCAACGCACGAACGACCATAAACGGAccataacaaataaaaaacacaAGCGTTACCACTGCTAACATCTTTGTCACTCTTCGCTGCTTCATCCCATGTCTTTTATCCGACATTAAGGAAACTCTTGTCCTCGCATGATTAGACAACAACTTGAATATTCGGATGTGTGCCCAGGTCATGAATGCTAATGGAAAAAGGAACAATAAACCCGCGTGTATCGCGTAATAAATCTGCCTGCCATTGTCTCCCATGTACTTATTAAGACACATTTGTTTGCCAGTTTCCTCGTCTTTCTCAATGTGATATGCGTACAGAAGTGGCGTGCAGGTTAAGATTCCAATCGCCCAAATGATAAGAGGGATGAAGGTTCGCTCGGTGCTTCGTTGAGTGCGCGCTAAGACCGGTGAAGACACTGCTTTTAACCGTTCTCGACTGATGACGACTAGCGTTAGGATAGACACTGTGTAGCACGATTCAATGAAAAAGCTCTGAGCTTTGCAGATTGGATTTCCACCCAACCAATTACCATTACCGATAAAGGCAATTAGTTCGAATATGGAAAGCAAAGTAAACATGAGATCCGCTAATGCCAGACTGGCGATGAAGCAAAGAAGAACAGACGTCGTGGCCTTGTAAATCCGATAACAAGTTATCAATGCCAAGGTATTGCCGACGAACGCAAGTGAAAAGACTGTGCTGTACAAACAGTAAATGACTATCGTCATTAAGGGTGATATTGTGGAGGCATTTTCGACGCTGTTTCCTGACTTGTTGTGGAAACTAGTTTCATCCATCATGTTTGTGTTTGAAACTGAAACTCTGAaactgaaaaactttatttaaacacgtgacATTGATGAGCCCAAAAAAGACTCGTTACAAAAATTGTGTTTGTGTTCTCACTGTAGAAACTTTCTTTTGCATTGAATCATCCCCCTTGATAGGGAACCTTTATATTTGCCGGAAGTGATTTAATAAAACACGAGtcaaaaaaatgtaattctaGAGCATTTCTTCCTGAATGGGTACACCCATGTAAtggcccatttccgagttgcagTTTGCCTCTGTTTCGAAGttagtcttggtgctcaactattgtaaaggaaatgagtttgatttgcataagaatacgcaactcatttccctttgaatggttgtgcactaggactcgctttgaaactgaggcatacagcaactcggaaatgggctattcatcGCTGCTAGCGCGGTACTTGGTAATGCAAGCAGTTAGCGATAAGAGAGTATAGAGTAAACTAAAGACAGTTTCACTGAGTGTGGCGCGCCCAATACACAGTTGTAGCATTAGATGAAATGCTCTTATTCCGCGTTCCTagaatttctttcaagtttacCTACTCTTCAAACGGGTGCTGAAGCGAAGAACAATTTCTTCTTCCTGCATGTACTGAATAAACACAAGCTGACCTTCCGACTTCTatagttttcaacttttccagaCCAAGAATAAAAATGTCACAGACAAGCGTGCTTCCACAAAACGCAGTTTTATTATCagcgagaaaatgaaatgaacagcaATGGATAAAGGCTTTTCACTCATTGTGATGGAGATCAGTATTCAAATGTCTGCCGAAGACTTGCCTTGCCTCTTTTTTGATTGCCGGCAGCCTGAGCGGAAGACGCGATAAAGCGGCCCTTTGAATTTCAGAGAATTTGTTAAAGCAATGCGCTGTTTAAATTCTGGTTTTTAGGGAGTGTAATCGGTTGTTTTGTGAAGTTAAGAACCCCTAAGAAcgttttttcaggtttcttgCACCCTTCCGGGAAGGGGAACTGATTTGAGCTTGAGCACGTTTTCGATATATTGTTGAATATCTGATTTCCTACAGTCCAGCTACGTCTGTGGCATTTTCGAGAATTTAGGAGATTAATGTAACTGCTTTTATTCGTGGAAATTGATTCTTCCGTCGATGACGGCTCAAAATTTTATTGCCTGAAGAGACTTTTTTAATGCAAAGTAGTTACTGcgaccccacaagctttcaGCTTTTATACATATCGTGTATAAACAAAGTTACCCTACCTATCGGAAGCAGATTAATAAAGCCACAAgcatttaaaaaatgtttttaaaacacgAAACTTCAGCTTTAGCGGATATTTATGTTTCACGTAGAGGTAACTTATGGATGTTTTGGAGTTTAGGTGATTATCACCGAGATGTATTAAGATAAAAAAATAGGCTCAAATGTGGAAACGTATGACACTGTTTCCTGCTGCACATCTCGGCAATCCTCAGTTTACATTTCTTGAAATTTGAAACAGTTCTAATATTTGCGAATTTTTCTCTAAAGTCCAATAGAAAAACGTTAATTAAATTATTCCCTATCAACTTTCATGACACAGAGTCCTTAGCTCGTTCCCTTTCTGACTTTTTACAATGAAAACGGTCGAAAATCGAAAAAGTTGATTCAGAACGGCAAATAATTCAGTGGTTTTACTTGTTACAATAGATTTGTCCGGCAATATTCCGTCGCGGTGTAGAggaaatgcaaaattttgtcTCTGGGTTTACTTTTGCATCTGCAAGGAATTCATTAGCTCAATAATCCTGAAAAAATATATCCTGAGTTACTGCTAAGATCACCATTGACTTTGACAGTTTCAGAGAGTTGTTATTCCATTCTTAAAGGGGTTTGGGgataattatttctttctttggctTATGGAAACACGATATGTTTTGTTAatcttgttgttggttttttaggagaAAAGAGGGGAAGAGGTAATTTTCAAGTAACATTAACTCTGCTATTTCCCTAAAAccttaatcttttgttttcgctgtAGACTGAACGAATGGTGCAGCTATTCCTGCCCTCAGGGGAAGAAGCGGTTTCAGGAAACTGAACTGAGACTCTCACTCGCTGGCAGTGAAAGCAACAAGGAAGTAACCTTTTTAGGTGTGTCAATCTTTTTATAGCTTACTTGGCTATTCTTAGCGGAGGG harbors:
- the LOC137975822 gene encoding QRFP-like peptide receptor, which codes for MMDETSFHNKSGNSVENASTISPLMTIVIYCLYSTVFSLAFVGNTLALITCYRIYKATTSVLLCFIASLALADLMFTLLSIFELIAFIGNGNWLGGNPICKAQSFFIESCYTVSILTLVVISRERLKAVSSPVLARTQRSTERTFIPLIIWAIGILTCTPLLYAYHIEKDEETGKQMCLNKYMGDNGRQIYYAIHAGLLFLFPLAFMTWAHIRIFKLLSNHARTRVSLMSDKRHGMKQRRVTKMLAVVTLVFFICYGPFMVVRALRYFYIYNGDMIWRLGQIMIFIQAAVNPIIYCFYSKQFRFSFKDLICCRNKCTKRNLDQPPRQPSPAKHRQGKHLN